Genomic window (Haladaptatus caseinilyticus):
ACGTATCTGACGGTCGTTTCGTTCCTCTTCATCGTGATAAAATCTGATGAGATTTTGCGCCTCTTCGGTTCCTCGTTCGAACAGAGTCAAATGGCTCTCATCGTCCTCGGCACTGCGTTTATTGTCGCTGGTGTCGTCGGCCCGACGGGATATCTGCTCAGTATGACCGGTTACGAGCGAGTTGAGATGGTCAACAACGTCGTCATCGCAGTGTTGAACATCGTGCTGAACTACGTTTTGATCGGCAAATTCGGCGTATTGGGGGCCGCGTTTTCTACGTCGATATCGCTTTCGCTGCTGAACGTCCTGCGAGTCGTCGAAACCTGGGTGTTTTTGGATATCGCCCCCGACCCGTCTTCGTACTACAAAGGAATCGTTCCGATCGCGGCCTCCATGGGCACCCTTGCTGCGACATCCGGACTAGTAAGCGGTAATCTCATCGACCTCGTTGTCAGTGGACTCGCCTATGGGCTGACGTTCGTGGTGTTGATGTACTATTTCGGGTTCGAAAAGCGCGACAGAAAGCTGCTACAACCGATTCAGTAGTCCGACTCGTCGGAACACCACCGGTTTCCGTCAGGCCGTTTCGTTACTGCTGTAATATATCGTCGTTTGCTCCGCATTGTATACCTTATGCACGTGGACGTTGCTCCGAATCCGTGCTCTCGACTGGTCCCACGATTCGAGGTTGACCCAATTTTTGAGCGCTAACCATTTCCATTCGTAGTTGATCGCGTAGTATCCTGACGTCGGTTTCGACCCGTTTCGAAGTTGTCCGACGTTTTCTATCGATATCTTCTGTATCGCCGCTCCGTCGGACGCTGGTTCTGGCGTGTTCGTCTCCATGAACAGTTGGAGGAGGTACTTCGTGAGGACGCTCGATTTTATCTCGGAGACGTTCGTGTACTGCATTGCCCATTGAGACGTGGCGTCGAAGTCCTGATACCCATCGGTACGGTTTATCGTCCGGTTCTGCTCGTTGACGACGAAGAACGCCGGCTGTGCGATGAGCAACACCGCTATTGCGACTGCGCTCCATTGTCGCAGGTTGATTTTCGGCAGTGCGCGGTCACCGAGACGCCAGAAATACGCGATGCAGAGCACTGCCGGTGGATGGAGCCACGCGACGGCAGGATGGCCCATGACGAATCGAATGAATATGAAGCCACCAATTCCGACGAGAAATGAGTGGATGAGGATGCTGTCTTCGCGTGGCCTGTCTCGGAGGACGTGGTAATAAAACATCGAGACGAAGAACAACAGAGAAAGGGCGATGACGACGTATTTTGCGACCGCGATGTACGTCGATTCGACCGGCTGTGTAAAGTAAAGCGACTTCGCGAGCTGTGTCGAAGTTTCGTCGTTCGTGAACCACTCCATTAGCAACTTATCGAAGCTCGAAATCGACGGTCCCGCTCCTAGAAACACGGGAATGAATCGAAGGTAGATGAAATTGAGAAAGCCAAACTCGACGACCAGTAGTATCGGAACGATGTTCTCGACCTGCCGGTTCGTCGCTACTTGTTTGATCGGATCGTATATCAATCGACGAGTCAGCATGAGTGTGACGAGTGTGAGTAGGACGATGGCCGTGCGGTCGTACGAAACGAAAACCAGCGTGGTCCCCGCCAGCAGACCGATCGGGTAGAACCGTTTCGTCGGTTTGTCCACCTCAATAAATAGTAATAGTACGATCGTGAACTGAAGCAGGGCACCAATTCCGTGTGGCCAATAAAATGTCTTGCTCGTTCCGTTGAGTGAGGCGAGAAATTGTATCAGTACCAACAACCCCGCGATCAGATGACTGCCCGAAATCCGTTTGAGAAGTGCATAATACAGGGCGATGTAGGGGAAGATAGTTACTGGAGCAAACAGAAGCGGTGTGCTCGTCGTCCCCCACATGAGCGCCAGTATCGACCCGAGTGAGTAGAATCCGGAGAGATAGATGTACGGCTCGGAGATGTGGCCCGTCTCCAGAACCTGCTGAACGCGCGCAACGTGCTGCGGTGCGAACGAGTCGATGGAGATGATATGTGCGAAGAGAGGAAATGAAATGGCGAGGGAGACACAGATAATAGCGACCTTCAACCGCCGACTGTCTTCCATACCGACCGTACTTTGGACACCCCGATAAAACTCTGTCTCGTTTACACAAACCCGGGAGAAAATCCAGCGACGGAACGGTTGTGATGTATCTTCACGAAGGATATTCTCGTCGGCTGGGTGGTTATCGAACAGGGACGCCGTTATTCTAGCGCGGACGGTGGAACCATCGTCTACGTAGAAACGGTCGGCCGAAAGGATATTTACTATTTCAGTCGTTCGAACGATACTGATGAACGTCCTCCAGGTAGGACCGGTGCCGAAACGCGTCGGGGGGAAAAACACGGGCGGGGTGGCAAACCATCTCTGGGATCTTTCGACGAACCTCGTCGCCAACGGGTACGAAGTGAACGTATTAGCACACAACTTGTACGATTCGACTTGTAACCCGACGACGAAGGACGGTGTACGGATCTACGGCGTGGATTGGAAGCGAACCGTTACGAACACCGACACGTATCGTTCCGCCGGAGATCTGCTTTCGGTTAATCGCGAATACTTCGGACAGTTTCCGCCCGTCGACCGGATTAAATATCTCGTCTATCACCTCCATTGCCGAAGCGTCTTCGAACGTATCGATCCCGACCTGATACACAACCACCATCTCGGATTCAAGTGCCCTATCGTTCATCACGAGCGGAACGTAACGCTCGACGGGGAAGTACCGATACTCACCTCCGTCCACGGGTTCCACGGAATGATGTTCGGCGACGAAAAGTCGAAAGCCGATCACGAAACGTTGATACGGGACAGCTATGCGCTGTCGGACAATCTGCTTCTCAACAGCAGCCAAGTACTAGACGAAGCGAACCATCTCTTCTCCGATCTGGATAAGAAGGAGTACTACGTGGGAATCAATGGGGTCGACGGGGAAAAGTATCATCCGACCGGCAAACCCTTGGACACGACCGACCAAACGACGCTTCTCTATGTCAGCCGATTGGAGGAGCGAAAAGGGATATTCACCCTGTTGGATGCACTTTCGGACGGGTTTTCGCCGGAAAACGTTCGGTGCATCGTGGTCGGTGACGGTGAGGAGAAGCCCGAAGTGGAGCGGCGGATCGAGACGAACAGAATCGAGGACGTGGTGGAACTGAAGGGCTTCGTGCCGAAACTGGTCGATTACTACAACGAGGCTGACGTACTCGTCGTCCCCAGCTATCACGAGGATTTCGGACTGATATACGCCGAAGCACTTTCCTGTGGTACCCCGGTGATCGCGACGACGAACGTCCCCGAAAGCCTGATCCCGAACGAGGAGATCGGACTGCGTATTCCACCAAACGATTCGGACCGGCTGGTTGACGCTATCGAAACGGCATCGCACAAGGAGTGGAATACCGCGAAGATACTCGACCACGCACGAACTTATCACTGGAGGAATAAGATCGCTGATTACAACGAAATCTACACCGATCTCGTCGCCGTCGATGGATGAATCCGGGGCTCCTGTTCTCCCCGTTCGAAGAAATCCGCTTTTCACCTACGGTTCCGTGAGCGACGAGACGTTTCAATCGAGGGGGAAATTCCTCCAACGGACGTAGTGCAAACGACCGACAGATCCGTATCCCGATACGGAGACGGAGCATTCAGTCCGCCGTTCGCTCTATCTTCAGATAGATGCCGTCCAAACGCTCGGCCAGAATTTTTGTCGTGTATCTCCGTTTCACAAGCCTGTGGTTTTCTTCGCCCATCTCTTCGACCCACGTCCCCTCTATCATCGCCGCCATGGCATCGGCGAGCGATTGCGAATCCTTAGGGGGTATGAGGATACCATTGTTCTCGTCTAGCAATTCGGGAATACCCGAAACGGTCGTGGTAATGATCGCATTTGCACCCGCCATCCCCTCCACGATCGCGATCGGAACGCCCGCCTCAGAACGTGTTGGGAGGACA
Coding sequences:
- a CDS encoding glycosyltransferase family 4 protein encodes the protein MNVLQVGPVPKRVGGKNTGGVANHLWDLSTNLVANGYEVNVLAHNLYDSTCNPTTKDGVRIYGVDWKRTVTNTDTYRSAGDLLSVNREYFGQFPPVDRIKYLVYHLHCRSVFERIDPDLIHNHHLGFKCPIVHHERNVTLDGEVPILTSVHGFHGMMFGDEKSKADHETLIRDSYALSDNLLLNSSQVLDEANHLFSDLDKKEYYVGINGVDGEKYHPTGKPLDTTDQTTLLYVSRLEERKGIFTLLDALSDGFSPENVRCIVVGDGEEKPEVERRIETNRIEDVVELKGFVPKLVDYYNEADVLVVPSYHEDFGLIYAEALSCGTPVIATTNVPESLIPNEEIGLRIPPNDSDRLVDAIETASHKEWNTAKILDHARTYHWRNKIADYNEIYTDLVAVDG